A window of the Kosakonia sp. BYX6 genome harbors these coding sequences:
- a CDS encoding SLC13 family permease: MSLWLSHPLFLPSVIVGITIVLWATSLLPEFITALLFFTAAMVAKIAPPEVIFGGFASSAFWLVFSGFVLGVAIRKTGLADRAARALSARMTDSWLQMVASVVLLSYALAFVMPSNMGRIALLMPIVAAMAMRAGINEGTRSWYGLALAVGFGTFQLSATILPANVPNLVMSGAAEGSYGIHLNYVPYLLLHTPVLGILKGIILIGLICWLFPGQPQAPREQTPAEPMSRNEKRLAWLLAVVLTMWVTESWHGIGPAWTGLAAACVTLLPRVGFINGDEFSSGVNIRTCIYVAGILGLAITVTQTGIGRAVGEALLQVMPLDPARPFTSFLALTGITTALNFIMTANGVPALFTTLAQSFSDATGFPLLSVIMIQVLGYSTPLLPYQASPIVVAMALGKVPARAGMLLCLALAVVTYLVLLPLDYAWFSMLGKL; encoded by the coding sequence ATGTCGCTCTGGCTTTCACACCCTCTGTTTCTTCCCTCGGTTATTGTCGGCATCACGATTGTGTTGTGGGCCACCTCGTTGCTGCCGGAGTTCATCACCGCGCTGCTGTTCTTTACGGCGGCGATGGTGGCGAAAATCGCGCCGCCGGAAGTGATTTTTGGCGGTTTCGCCTCTTCCGCTTTCTGGCTTGTCTTTAGCGGTTTTGTGCTCGGCGTTGCGATTCGCAAAACCGGCCTGGCGGACAGAGCGGCGAGGGCGCTGTCGGCGCGAATGACGGATTCATGGCTGCAAATGGTCGCCAGCGTCGTGTTGCTAAGTTATGCGCTGGCATTTGTCATGCCATCGAATATGGGGCGTATCGCGCTGTTGATGCCCATTGTCGCAGCGATGGCGATGCGTGCCGGGATCAATGAAGGCACGCGATCGTGGTATGGATTGGCGCTGGCGGTTGGGTTCGGCACTTTCCAGCTATCGGCCACCATTTTGCCCGCCAACGTACCAAACCTGGTGATGAGCGGCGCGGCGGAAGGCTCGTACGGTATTCATCTCAACTATGTGCCCTATCTGCTGTTGCATACGCCGGTGCTGGGTATTCTGAAAGGCATTATCCTGATTGGCCTGATTTGCTGGCTCTTTCCGGGCCAGCCGCAGGCGCCTCGCGAGCAGACTCCGGCAGAGCCGATGAGCCGGAACGAAAAGCGCCTGGCGTGGCTGCTGGCAGTGGTGCTGACGATGTGGGTCACCGAGAGTTGGCACGGCATCGGCCCGGCGTGGACAGGGCTTGCGGCCGCTTGTGTGACATTGCTCCCGCGCGTGGGTTTTATCAATGGCGACGAGTTTTCCAGCGGGGTGAATATCCGCACCTGTATTTATGTCGCGGGCATTCTGGGGCTGGCGATCACTGTGACCCAAACCGGGATTGGCCGTGCGGTCGGCGAAGCGCTGTTACAGGTGATGCCGCTCGATCCTGCGCGTCCGTTTACCAGTTTCCTCGCGCTGACCGGTATTACCACCGCGCTCAATTTTATTATGACCGCCAACGGCGTTCCTGCGCTGTTTACAACGCTGGCGCAGAGTTTTTCCGATGCGACCGGTTTCCCGCTGCTGTCGGTGATCATGATTCAGGTGTTGGGGTATTCGACGCCGTTGTTGCCGTATCAGGCGTCGCCCATTGTGGTGGCGATGGCGCTCGGAAAAGTGCCTGCAAGAGCGGGCATGCTGCTCTGTCTGGCGCTGGCGGTGGTGACGTATTTGGTGCTGTTACCGCTGGATTACGCGTGGTTTAGCATGTTGGGGAAACTTTAA
- a CDS encoding CDP-diacylglycerol diphosphatase, which produces MKTVRRIVIALLVVILLAAAGAWIWIKYSVNPDALRQIVTEQCLPNAREHNSPEPCAQVNLNNGYVLMKDRNGPLQFLLMPTYRINGTESPLLLQPTTPNFFWQSWQSRDVMSKLRGSQVPDNAIALTINSRLGRSQNHFHIHISCLRTDVREKLNENAGRISSQWLEFPGGLRGHQYLARRVTETELAQRSPFLMLAEEVPEAKDHMGRFALAVAQQADGSFVLLATERNLLALNRASAEELQDHQCDILK; this is translated from the coding sequence ATGAAAACAGTTCGTCGTATTGTAATCGCTCTGTTGGTGGTGATTTTACTGGCAGCAGCAGGAGCATGGATTTGGATAAAATACAGCGTCAACCCGGATGCGCTGCGCCAAATCGTTACCGAACAATGCTTGCCGAACGCGCGCGAGCATAACTCTCCTGAACCCTGCGCGCAGGTGAACCTCAACAATGGCTATGTGCTGATGAAAGACCGCAACGGCCCGTTGCAGTTTTTACTGATGCCAACGTACCGCATTAACGGCACCGAAAGCCCGCTATTACTCCAGCCCACGACACCCAATTTCTTCTGGCAATCGTGGCAATCCCGCGACGTGATGAGCAAACTGCGCGGCAGCCAGGTCCCGGATAACGCCATTGCTTTAACGATCAACTCCCGTCTTGGGCGTTCGCAAAATCACTTCCATATTCACATTTCTTGTCTGCGTACCGATGTGCGCGAAAAATTAAATGAAAACGCCGGGCGCATCAGCAGCCAGTGGCTCGAATTCCCCGGCGGCCTGCGCGGTCATCAATATTTAGCGCGTCGCGTGACCGAAACGGAGCTGGCGCAACGCAGCCCATTCTTAATGTTGGCCGAAGAAGTGCCAGAAGCAAAAGATCATATGGGGCGTTTCGCGCTGGCGGTGGCGCAGCAGGCAGATGGCTCTTTTGTCTTGCTGGCAACCGAACGTAACCTGCTTGCGCTTAATCGCGCATCGGCGGAGGAATTACAGGATCATCAATGCGATATCCTGAAATAA
- a CDS encoding sulfate ABC transporter substrate-binding protein: MNKWSVGLTLLLASTSVLAKDIQLLNVSYDPTRELYEQYNKAFSAHWKQETGDNVVVRQSHGGSGKQATSVINGIDADVVTLALAYDVDAIAERGRIDKNWIKRLPDNSAPYTSTIVFLVRKDNPKQIHDWNDLVKPGVSIITPNPKSSGGARWNYLAAWGYALHHNNGDQAKAQDFVKALYKNVEVLDSGARGATNTFVERGIGDVLIAWENEALLATNELGKDKFEIVTPSESILAEPTVSVVDKVAEKKGTGKVAEAYLKYLYSPEGQEIAAKNFYRPRDPQVAAKYANAFPKLKLFTIDEEFGGWTKAQKEHFSNGGTFDQISKR, from the coding sequence ATGAATAAATGGAGCGTGGGATTAACTTTACTGCTGGCATCCACCAGCGTTCTGGCTAAGGACATCCAATTATTAAACGTGTCTTACGATCCAACGCGTGAGTTGTATGAGCAATACAACAAAGCGTTCAGCGCGCACTGGAAACAAGAAACCGGTGACAACGTGGTGGTTCGTCAGTCTCACGGCGGCTCTGGCAAACAGGCGACATCAGTTATCAACGGCATTGATGCGGATGTGGTCACTCTGGCGCTGGCCTATGATGTTGACGCGATTGCGGAGCGCGGTCGTATCGATAAAAACTGGATCAAACGCCTGCCGGATAACTCCGCGCCGTACACCTCGACCATCGTTTTCCTGGTGCGAAAAGACAACCCGAAACAAATTCATGACTGGAACGATCTGGTTAAACCGGGCGTTTCCATTATTACGCCGAACCCGAAAAGTTCCGGCGGCGCGCGCTGGAACTATTTGGCTGCCTGGGGCTACGCGCTGCACCACAACAATGGCGATCAGGCCAAAGCACAGGATTTCGTAAAAGCGCTGTACAAAAACGTTGAAGTGCTGGATTCCGGCGCACGCGGCGCGACCAATACCTTCGTTGAACGCGGTATCGGCGATGTGCTGATTGCGTGGGAAAACGAAGCGCTGCTGGCGACCAACGAGCTGGGCAAAGACAAATTTGAAATTGTCACGCCGAGCGAATCCATCCTTGCCGAGCCTACCGTTTCGGTGGTCGACAAAGTGGCCGAGAAAAAAGGCACCGGGAAAGTGGCGGAAGCCTACCTGAAGTATCTCTACTCGCCGGAAGGCCAGGAGATCGCGGCGAAGAACTTCTACCGCCCGCGTGACCCGCAGGTCGCCGCGAAATATGCCAATGCGTTCCCGAAACTGAAACTCTTTACCATTGACGAAGAGTTCGGCGGCTGGACCAAAGCGCAGAAAGAGCACTTCTCTAACGGCGGCACCTTCGATCAAATCAGTAAACGCTAA
- the pfkA gene encoding 6-phosphofructokinase, with protein MIKKIGVLTSGGDAPGMNAAIRGVVRAALTEGLEVAGIYDGYLGLYEDRMIQLDRYSVSDMINRGGTFLGSARFPEFREEHIRAVAIENMKKRGIDALVVIGGDGSYMGAKRLTEMGFPCIGLPGTIDNDVAGTDYTIGYFTALQTVVEAIDRLRDTSSSHQRISIVEVMGRYCGDLTLAAAIAGGCEFIVLPEVEFNREDLVAEIKAGIAKGKKHAIVAITEHICDIDELAKYIESETQRETRATVLGHIQRGGSPVPYDRILASRMGSYAIELLLQGYGGRCVGIQNEKMVHHDIIDAIENMKRPFKGDWLDCAKKLY; from the coding sequence ATGATTAAAAAAATCGGTGTGTTGACAAGTGGCGGTGATGCGCCAGGCATGAACGCCGCGATCCGCGGCGTTGTTCGTGCAGCGTTAACAGAAGGTCTGGAAGTTGCAGGTATCTATGATGGTTACCTCGGCCTGTACGAAGACCGCATGATCCAACTCGACCGCTACAGCGTATCAGACATGATCAACCGCGGCGGAACCTTCCTCGGCTCTGCCCGCTTCCCGGAATTCCGCGAAGAACATATCCGCGCAGTAGCTATTGAAAACATGAAAAAACGCGGCATCGACGCGCTGGTCGTTATCGGCGGCGACGGTTCCTACATGGGGGCGAAGCGCCTGACCGAAATGGGTTTCCCCTGCATCGGTCTGCCAGGCACCATCGATAACGACGTTGCAGGTACCGACTACACCATCGGTTACTTCACCGCGCTGCAAACCGTGGTTGAAGCGATTGACCGCCTGCGTGACACCTCTTCTTCCCACCAACGTATTTCCATCGTGGAAGTGATGGGCCGTTACTGCGGCGACCTGACACTGGCAGCGGCCATTGCCGGCGGTTGCGAGTTTATCGTTCTGCCGGAAGTGGAGTTTAACCGCGAAGATCTGGTTGCAGAGATCAAAGCCGGTATCGCCAAAGGCAAAAAGCACGCGATCGTGGCAATCACCGAGCATATCTGTGATATCGACGAGCTGGCGAAGTACATCGAAAGCGAAACGCAGCGTGAAACGCGCGCTACCGTTCTCGGTCACATTCAGCGCGGCGGTTCTCCGGTGCCTTATGACCGTATCCTGGCTTCCCGCATGGGTTCTTACGCGATTGAACTGCTGCTGCAAGGCTACGGCGGTCGTTGCGTCGGTATCCAGAACGAAAAAATGGTGCATCACGACATCATCGACGCCATTGAAAACATGAAGCGTCCGTTCAAAGGTGACTGGCTGGACTGCGCGAAAAAGCTCTACTGA
- the fieF gene encoding CDF family cation-efflux transporter FieF (FieF, a metal efflux transporter, is a member of the CDF (cation diffusion facilitator) family of transporters.): MNKSYGRLVTRAAIAATVMASSLLLIKIFAWWFTGSVSILAALVDSLVDIAASLTNLLVVRYSLQPADEEHTFGHGKAESLAALAQSMFISGSALFLFLTGIQHLANPEPLRAAGIGVAVTLIALFSTVILVTFQRWVVRKTHSQAVRADMLHYQSDVMMNGAILIALGLSWYGWHRADALFALGIGGYILYSALRMGYDAVQALLDRALPDEERQDIVDIVTSWPGVNGAHDLRTRQSGPTRFIQIHLEMEDNLPLVQAHLVAEQVEQAILQRFPGSDVIIHQDPCSVVPQGR; encoded by the coding sequence GACGGTCATGGCCTCGTCATTATTGTTGATCAAAATCTTCGCGTGGTGGTTTACCGGTTCGGTCAGTATCCTGGCGGCGCTGGTTGATTCTCTGGTCGATATTGCCGCATCGCTCACCAATTTATTGGTCGTGCGTTATTCGCTGCAACCGGCGGATGAAGAACACACCTTCGGCCACGGCAAAGCCGAGTCGCTGGCGGCGCTGGCGCAAAGTATGTTTATTTCCGGTTCCGCATTGTTCCTGTTCTTAACCGGCATTCAGCATTTGGCGAATCCTGAACCGCTTCGCGCGGCGGGTATCGGCGTGGCGGTTACGCTGATTGCGCTGTTCAGTACTGTGATATTGGTCACTTTTCAGCGCTGGGTTGTGCGTAAAACCCACAGTCAGGCAGTGCGGGCGGATATGCTTCATTATCAGTCTGATGTTATGATGAACGGCGCAATTCTCATCGCGCTTGGCCTGTCATGGTATGGCTGGCACCGGGCGGATGCGCTGTTTGCGCTGGGTATCGGCGGCTATATTTTGTATAGCGCGTTACGCATGGGATATGACGCGGTGCAGGCATTATTAGATCGCGCGTTACCCGATGAAGAGCGTCAGGATATTGTCGATATCGTCACTTCCTGGCCGGGCGTCAACGGCGCTCACGATCTTCGTACGCGGCAGTCAGGGCCGACCCGCTTTATTCAAATACATTTAGAAATGGAAGATAACCTGCCGTTAGTTCAGGCGCACCTTGTCGCCGAACAAGTTGAGCAGGCGATTCTGCAACGTTTTCCAGGCTCCGATGTGATTATTCATCAGGACCCCTGTTCTGTCGTACCTCAAGGACGATAA